A DNA window from Ostrea edulis chromosome 5, xbOstEdul1.1, whole genome shotgun sequence contains the following coding sequences:
- the LOC130055046 gene encoding uncharacterized protein LOC130055046, with amino-acid sequence MEVEDIKDFTYLGSIVSTSVDTDEDIKARKRKAQQAFAMLRPVWRSKAPRTRTKIRIFNINVKSVLLYGSETWRETSTSMKSVQVFVNKCLRNILGIRWPDVISNANLWKRTNQQPVEITIRTRSWNWIGHTLRKPSTNITKQALEWNLAQGINISPEENWQDLGRS; translated from the coding sequence ATGGAAGTAGAGGACATCAAAGACTTCACCTACTTAGGAAGTATTGTCAGTACATCAGTTGACACAGACGAAGACATCAAAGCAAGAAAAAGGAAGGCCCAGCAAGCTTTTGCCATGTTAAGACCAGTATGGCGAAGCAAGGCACCGAGAACACGCACCAAGATCAGAATCTTCAACATCAACGTGAAGTCTGTTCTACTATATGGGTCTGAAACCTGGAGAGAAACATCAACATCCATGAAATCAGTCCAGGTCTTTGTAAACAAGTGCCTGAGAAACATCCTCGGGATAAGGTGGCCAGATGTTATAAGCAATGCAAACCTGTGGAAGAGGACCAACCAACAACCAGTGGAAATCACCATCAGAACACGCAGCTGGAACTGGATAGGGCATACACTGAGGAAACCCAGTACTAACATCACAAAACAAGCCCTAGAATGGAATCTGGCGCAGGGTATTAACATCAGTCCTGAAGAAAATTGGCAAGACCTGGGGAGAAGCTAA